In Haemophilus parainfluenzae, the sequence GTTTTGGCATTTGGAGATAAAATCCTTGCTGAGTAATTTTTTCCATTACCTCGTTTTTATCTACATGAACAAGCGGTTTGCTTCCCTTCAAATTAAATGGCATAAGAAACTGAGGCTTACCAAAACTTTGCATTAATACGTCTGGTACAGCTGAAAAATCAT encodes:
- a CDS encoding YcgL domain-containing protein codes for the protein MLCAIYKSLRKPGCYLYISKRDDFSAVPDVLMQSFGKPQFLMPFNLKGSKPLVHVDKNEVMEKITQQGFYLQMPKQDDGLFNSLSEIK